The Nocardioides panzhihuensis genome has a segment encoding these proteins:
- a CDS encoding phosphatase PAP2 family protein: MLLTILAAGPLQDVDTHGHEFWSRMLPPEVHYVLQHILDPIAGQAVCLPVLATVAVVVAYRRRSWRPIICAAAAEAAFYVGVGGFKVLLARPAPTEQDAEFFAGGILKDGWHGISYPSGHAAEAVLIYGMAVYLIARYTAASRTTVRFLAVGVGVIALNAVAVSYTLGWHWASDLFAGLLTGGLLLRLLVWWDTEAAARQREAQELAAARPLVPASYARTEKLAA, translated from the coding sequence GTGTTGCTGACCATCCTCGCCGCCGGACCGCTGCAGGACGTCGACACCCACGGTCACGAGTTCTGGAGCCGGATGCTGCCGCCGGAGGTGCACTACGTCCTCCAGCACATCCTCGACCCGATCGCCGGTCAGGCAGTGTGCCTGCCCGTGCTCGCGACCGTCGCCGTCGTGGTCGCCTACCGTCGGCGCAGCTGGCGGCCGATCATCTGCGCCGCCGCCGCTGAGGCCGCCTTCTACGTGGGCGTCGGTGGCTTCAAGGTGCTGCTGGCGCGCCCGGCTCCCACGGAGCAGGACGCGGAGTTCTTCGCCGGCGGGATCCTGAAGGACGGCTGGCACGGGATCAGCTATCCGTCCGGCCACGCCGCCGAGGCGGTCCTGATCTACGGCATGGCGGTCTATCTGATCGCGCGCTACACCGCCGCCTCGCGGACCACCGTGCGGTTCCTCGCTGTCGGCGTCGGCGTGATCGCGCTGAACGCGGTCGCCGTCTCCTACACCCTCGGCTGGCACTGGGCCAGCGACCTCTTCGCGGGCCTGCTGACCGGCGGCCTGCTGCTGCGGCTGCTGGTCTGGTGGGACACCGAGGCCGCCGCTCGGCAACGCGAAGCGCAGGAGCTGGCCGCCGCCCGCCCGCTCGTGCCGGCCAGCTATGCGCGGACCGAGAAGCTGGCGGCCTAG
- a CDS encoding FAD-dependent oxidoreductase has protein sequence MTESARKMGADAIVVGSGVIGSAVAYELARGGRDVLVLDKGAGAGFGSTSASSAVIRFLYSTYDTTATAWEAKFMWERWADHLGLDAAEVPLARFHRTGGLHLDVPIVPVGPSIERLAAVGVPFTYLRPDELSTRFPQLDVGAYWPNKPITDDAFYSETTVSLGAIYTPDAGYVDDPRLAADNLAEAARHRGARTVYRAEVVTADRMGETWRLGLADGRSAEAPVVVNAAGPWSGGFNRLAGVGEEFTIGVRPLRQEVHQVTQPPGYGTDEAPGSAVFDIDLGTYMRPGPGGAWVVGGTEPECDPFEWLDSPDEANAHVTRERYDAQVTRAARRLPELRVPNQPSGVVGVYDVADDWTPIYDRTDADGFYVAMGTSGNQFKNAPIAGRFLAAIVSAVEDGHDHDADPVIYTGEHTGLKIDLGAFSRKRPVNEATTRTVLG, from the coding sequence AGCCGATGCCATCGTCGTCGGCTCGGGCGTGATCGGATCCGCCGTGGCGTACGAGCTGGCTCGTGGTGGTCGCGACGTGCTGGTCCTCGACAAGGGGGCCGGTGCGGGGTTCGGGTCGACCAGCGCCTCGAGCGCGGTGATCCGCTTCCTCTACTCCACCTACGACACGACGGCGACGGCGTGGGAGGCGAAGTTCATGTGGGAGCGGTGGGCCGACCACCTCGGTCTCGACGCCGCCGAGGTGCCGCTGGCGCGCTTCCATCGCACCGGTGGGCTCCATCTCGATGTCCCGATTGTGCCGGTCGGGCCGAGCATCGAGCGACTGGCCGCCGTCGGGGTGCCGTTCACCTACCTGAGGCCGGACGAGCTCTCGACGAGGTTCCCGCAGCTCGACGTGGGTGCCTACTGGCCCAACAAGCCGATCACCGACGATGCGTTCTACTCGGAGACGACCGTCTCTCTGGGGGCGATCTACACCCCGGATGCCGGTTACGTGGACGACCCACGGTTGGCCGCCGACAACCTGGCCGAGGCTGCCCGGCATCGTGGTGCGCGCACCGTCTACCGCGCGGAGGTGGTCACCGCCGACCGGATGGGTGAGACGTGGAGGCTGGGGCTCGCCGACGGCCGCAGCGCCGAGGCGCCGGTCGTCGTCAACGCCGCCGGGCCGTGGTCGGGCGGCTTCAACCGCCTGGCCGGGGTGGGGGAGGAGTTCACGATCGGAGTGCGGCCGCTGCGGCAGGAGGTGCACCAGGTCACCCAGCCGCCGGGCTACGGCACCGACGAGGCGCCCGGGTCGGCGGTCTTCGACATCGACCTGGGGACGTACATGCGACCCGGTCCGGGTGGCGCCTGGGTCGTCGGTGGCACCGAGCCGGAGTGCGACCCCTTCGAGTGGCTGGATTCGCCCGACGAGGCGAACGCACACGTCACCCGGGAGCGCTACGACGCCCAGGTGACCCGCGCCGCCCGACGGCTGCCCGAGCTCCGGGTGCCCAACCAGCCCTCCGGCGTCGTCGGCGTCTACGACGTGGCCGACGACTGGACCCCGATCTACGACCGCACCGACGCGGACGGCTTCTACGTCGCGATGGGCACCAGCGGCAACCAGTTCAAGAACGCCCCGATCGCCGGCCGGTTCCTCGCTGCCATCGTCTCGGCCGTCGAGGACGGCCACGACCACGACGCCGACCCGGTCATCTACACCGGCGAGCACACCGGCCTGAAGATCGACCTCGGCGCCTTCTCCCGGAAGCGGCCGGTCAACGAGGCCACCACGCGGACGGTGCTCGGTTAG
- the recQ gene encoding DNA helicase RecQ, whose amino-acid sequence MSEEVTARSADLTPELDVLRRVFGYDEFRGDQAEIVAHVATGGDALVLMPTGGGKSLCYQIPSLVRPGTGVVVSPLIALMQDQVDALSALGVRAGFLNSTQMPHERQQVEQALLAGELDLLYLAPERLRVPETGRLLDQAKISLFAIDEAHCVSQWGHDFRPDYLQLSHVHERWPEVPRIALTATATAETRREIATRLNLEDARHFVASFDRPNIQYRIAPKDKPAKQLLDLIRAEHPGEAGIVYCLSRNSVERTAATLVGAGIPALPYHAGLDARTRAQNQSRFLREDGIVMVATIAFGMGIDKPDVRFVAHLDLPKSVEGYYQETGRAGRDGQPSTAWLAYGLADVVQQRQMIETSEGDRAHKHRLGQNLNAMLALCETVDCRRVQLLRYFGQATEPCGNCDTCLTPPESWDGTVPAQKVLSTVIRLDRERNGQRFGAGQIVDILRGKETEKVRQFRHDELSVFGIGTDIAESDWHSVIRQLLAREMLAVDTRYGVFSVADAAGPVLRSEQQLMLRKEPPRQARRSSSGERKPKVAAADLSPEAAEVFERLRAWRGEVAKEQGVPAYVVFHDATLREIATRLPASRDELGTISGIGEAKLEKYADGVLAAL is encoded by the coding sequence GTGAGCGAGGAAGTGACCGCGCGAAGCGCGGACTTGACCCCGGAGCTGGATGTCCTGCGCCGTGTCTTCGGATACGACGAGTTCCGCGGCGACCAGGCCGAGATCGTCGCGCACGTGGCCACCGGCGGTGATGCGCTGGTGCTGATGCCGACCGGTGGCGGCAAGTCGCTGTGCTACCAGATCCCGTCGCTGGTCCGGCCCGGCACCGGCGTGGTCGTCTCGCCGCTGATCGCGCTGATGCAGGACCAGGTCGACGCGCTCTCCGCCCTGGGGGTGCGCGCCGGGTTCCTCAACTCCACCCAGATGCCCCATGAGCGGCAGCAGGTGGAGCAGGCTCTGCTCGCCGGCGAGCTGGACCTGCTCTACCTCGCCCCCGAGCGGCTGCGGGTGCCGGAGACCGGGCGACTGCTCGATCAGGCCAAGATCTCGCTGTTCGCCATCGACGAGGCCCACTGCGTCTCGCAGTGGGGTCACGACTTCCGGCCCGACTATCTGCAGCTCTCACACGTGCACGAGCGCTGGCCGGAGGTGCCGCGGATCGCGCTGACCGCGACCGCGACCGCGGAGACACGCCGCGAGATCGCCACCCGGCTCAACCTCGAGGACGCCCGCCACTTCGTGGCCTCCTTCGACCGGCCCAACATCCAGTACCGGATCGCTCCGAAGGACAAGCCCGCCAAGCAGCTCCTCGACCTGATCCGCGCCGAGCACCCCGGCGAGGCCGGCATCGTCTACTGCCTCTCCCGCAACTCGGTCGAGCGCACCGCCGCGACGCTGGTCGGCGCCGGGATCCCCGCGCTCCCCTACCACGCGGGTCTCGACGCCCGGACCCGCGCGCAGAACCAGTCCCGCTTCCTCCGCGAGGACGGCATCGTCATGGTCGCCACGATCGCCTTCGGGATGGGGATCGACAAGCCTGACGTACGTTTCGTGGCCCATCTCGACCTGCCCAAGTCGGTCGAGGGCTACTACCAGGAGACCGGCCGAGCCGGACGTGACGGACAGCCGTCGACCGCATGGCTGGCCTACGGGCTGGCCGACGTCGTCCAGCAGCGGCAGATGATCGAGACCTCCGAGGGCGACCGGGCCCACAAGCACCGGCTCGGCCAGAACCTCAACGCGATGCTGGCGCTGTGCGAGACCGTCGACTGCCGGCGGGTGCAGCTGCTGCGTTACTTCGGCCAGGCCACGGAGCCCTGCGGCAACTGCGACACCTGCCTGACGCCGCCGGAGTCCTGGGACGGCACCGTCCCCGCCCAGAAGGTCCTCTCCACCGTGATCCGGCTCGACCGCGAGCGCAACGGACAGCGCTTCGGCGCCGGGCAGATCGTCGACATCCTGCGGGGCAAGGAGACCGAGAAGGTCCGCCAGTTCCGCCACGACGAGCTCTCGGTCTTCGGCATCGGCACCGACATCGCCGAGAGCGACTGGCACTCGGTCATCCGCCAGCTCCTGGCCCGGGAGATGCTCGCGGTCGACACCCGCTACGGGGTCTTCTCGGTGGCCGACGCCGCCGGTCCGGTGCTCCGCTCGGAGCAGCAGCTGATGCTCCGCAAGGAGCCGCCGCGGCAGGCCCGGCGCAGCAGCTCCGGCGAGCGCAAGCCCAAGGTCGCAGCCGCCGACCTGTCCCCGGAGGCCGCCGAGGTCTTCGAGCGCCTGCGCGCATGGCGCGGCGAGGTCGCCAAGGAGCAGGGCGTGCCTGCGTACGTCGTCTTCCACGACGCCACCCTCCGCGAGATCGCCACCCGGCTGCCGGCCAGCCGCGACGAGCTCGGCACGATCAGCGGGATCGGCGAGGCGAAGCTGGAGAAGTACGCCGACGGGGTGCTCGCCGCTCTCTGA
- a CDS encoding MMPL family transporter, translated as MAELLYRLGKTAARRAWLVILAWVLALSGAAGAYVAWSGDLTTSFDIPGLPSSEVVDELQEGLPDLAGGSGTIVFRTEDGSPLSATQKQEIQALITSAEGLPDVAAVTDPFQTEAQREAQAEKVVEGQTRLEAGRSRLEQAQARLDKAQADIDEARAQTEAAGLPTTQIDAQQAALDKQQSKLDDSAADLETNAAEAENGAQLLELSEEIRMVSADGSAALVNVAYSVGRLEMSEETKKATVDHFTDDPIDGIEVGVSADISQEAPNPMGPGEIVGVGVAAIVLLVMLGTIIGAGVPLITALTGVGIGALGALSLSGALQMASMTPILGLMLGLAVGIDYSLFILNRHRKQLLHGSDVTESIALANGTAGTAVVFAGSTVIVALVALNMTGIPFLGLMGSVGAACVAIAVLVAITLTPAILGLVGGRIVSKRARKKVSKQDAAEAHAKPMPTWRALVTVVASVIALLALAVPALDMRLGLPDGGSEPEGSLAKTAYTITEDSFGAGANGPLLVAAELPDGLSESGVQQAQLTVASTLADLDDVRAVAPVAVSEDGRTAAFQVVPEEGPNSVSTNELVDAIREIPAVNGDITLGVAGATAVAIDVSQGLTDVLLPYLGVVVGLSLLILILVFRSILVPLIATGGFVLSLLATYGMVVAVFQKGIGAELIGLDSTGPILSFLPILLVGILFGLAMDYQLFLATGMREAYVHGAPARVAVAQGFRAGRSVVIAAGLIMVSVFGGFIFAESVMIRSMGFGLALGVLLDAFIVRMLLMPALMHLLGGSAWWLPKWLDRILPNMDVEGAALERAHGSTAADEATAKREQISV; from the coding sequence ATGGCGGAGCTGTTGTATCGATTGGGCAAGACGGCCGCGCGCCGCGCCTGGCTTGTGATCCTTGCCTGGGTGCTGGCGCTGTCCGGCGCCGCCGGGGCGTACGTCGCCTGGTCCGGCGACCTCACCACCAGCTTCGACATCCCGGGGCTGCCCTCGTCCGAGGTCGTCGACGAGCTCCAGGAGGGGCTGCCCGATCTGGCCGGCGGCTCCGGCACCATCGTCTTCCGGACCGAGGACGGCAGCCCGCTCAGCGCTACCCAGAAGCAGGAGATCCAGGCGCTGATCACCAGCGCCGAGGGCCTCCCCGACGTCGCCGCGGTCACCGACCCGTTCCAGACCGAGGCCCAGCGCGAGGCGCAGGCCGAGAAGGTCGTCGAGGGACAGACCAGGCTCGAGGCCGGCCGCAGCAGGCTCGAGCAGGCTCAGGCGAGGCTCGACAAGGCCCAGGCCGACATCGACGAGGCTCGCGCCCAGACGGAGGCCGCCGGGCTGCCGACCACCCAGATCGACGCCCAGCAGGCCGCCCTCGACAAGCAGCAGTCGAAGCTCGACGACAGCGCCGCCGACCTCGAGACCAACGCCGCCGAGGCCGAGAACGGCGCCCAGCTGCTGGAGCTCTCCGAGGAGATCCGGATGGTCTCCGCAGACGGGTCGGCCGCCCTGGTCAACGTCGCCTACTCCGTCGGCCGTCTGGAGATGTCCGAGGAGACCAAGAAGGCCACCGTCGACCACTTCACCGACGACCCGATCGACGGGATCGAGGTCGGCGTCTCCGCCGACATCTCCCAGGAGGCACCCAACCCGATGGGGCCGGGCGAGATCGTCGGCGTCGGCGTCGCCGCGATCGTCCTGCTGGTCATGCTCGGCACCATCATCGGTGCCGGCGTCCCGCTGATCACCGCACTGACCGGCGTCGGCATCGGTGCCCTCGGAGCGCTCTCCCTCTCCGGCGCTCTCCAGATGGCCTCGATGACCCCGATCCTCGGCCTGATGCTCGGCCTCGCCGTCGGCATCGACTACTCGCTCTTCATCCTCAACCGCCACCGCAAGCAGCTGCTCCACGGCTCAGACGTCACCGAGTCGATCGCGCTGGCCAACGGCACCGCCGGCACCGCCGTCGTCTTCGCCGGGTCCACCGTGATCGTCGCGCTGGTCGCGCTCAACATGACCGGCATCCCGTTCCTCGGCCTGATGGGATCGGTCGGCGCCGCCTGCGTCGCGATCGCCGTCCTGGTCGCGATCACGCTGACCCCGGCGATCCTCGGGCTCGTCGGCGGTCGCATCGTCTCCAAGCGAGCGCGGAAGAAGGTCAGCAAGCAGGACGCCGCCGAGGCCCACGCCAAGCCGATGCCGACCTGGCGCGCGCTGGTCACGGTCGTCGCCTCCGTGATCGCTCTGCTCGCCCTCGCCGTCCCCGCTCTCGACATGCGCCTCGGCCTGCCCGACGGCGGCTCGGAGCCCGAGGGTTCGCTGGCCAAGACCGCCTACACGATCACCGAGGACAGCTTCGGTGCCGGCGCCAACGGCCCGCTGCTGGTCGCCGCCGAGCTGCCCGACGGACTCAGCGAGTCCGGCGTCCAGCAAGCACAGCTGACGGTCGCCAGCACGCTGGCAGACCTCGACGACGTCCGCGCCGTGGCTCCTGTGGCGGTCTCCGAGGACGGTCGCACGGCCGCCTTCCAGGTCGTCCCCGAAGAGGGCCCCAACAGCGTCTCCACCAACGAGCTGGTCGACGCGATCAGGGAGATTCCGGCGGTCAACGGCGACATCACCCTCGGCGTCGCCGGCGCCACCGCGGTCGCGATCGACGTGTCCCAGGGGCTCACCGACGTACTCCTCCCCTACCTCGGCGTCGTCGTCGGACTCTCCCTGCTGATCCTGATCCTGGTCTTCCGCTCGATCCTGGTGCCGCTCATCGCGACCGGTGGCTTCGTGCTCTCCCTGCTGGCGACGTACGGCATGGTGGTCGCGGTCTTCCAGAAGGGCATCGGTGCCGAGCTGATCGGTCTCGACAGCACCGGACCGATCCTGAGCTTCCTGCCGATCCTGCTGGTCGGGATCCTCTTCGGCCTGGCGATGGACTACCAGCTGTTCCTGGCCACCGGGATGCGGGAGGCGTACGTCCACGGCGCGCCGGCCCGCGTCGCCGTCGCCCAGGGCTTCCGGGCCGGGCGCTCGGTCGTGATCGCGGCCGGGCTGATCATGGTCTCCGTCTTCGGAGGGTTCATCTTCGCCGAGTCGGTGATGATCCGCTCGATGGGCTTCGGCCTCGCTCTCGGTGTGCTGCTCGACGCCTTCATCGTCCGGATGCTGCTCATGCCGGCCCTGATGCACCTGCTCGGCGGCTCCGCGTGGTGGCTGCCGAAGTGGCTCGACCGCATCCTCCCGAACATGGACGTCGAAGGTGCCGCGCTCGAGCGCGCCCACGGCTCCACCGCCGCCGACGAGGCCACGGCGAAACGAGAGCAGATCAGCGTCTGA
- a CDS encoding DinB family protein — translation MSIGQAGERDLLEGMVDIQRNEISEILADLDDEEARRKLVPSLTTPLGLVKHATFVEKVWFHSRVANVSREEIGLPDTVDESFVLDAEDTVESVRAAYLAACEHSRQVAAAHELDEAFPWHGKQVTLRFVYAHMIQELARHAGHGDILVEQIQAARTA, via the coding sequence ATGAGCATCGGACAGGCGGGCGAGCGCGACCTTCTCGAGGGGATGGTCGACATCCAGCGGAACGAGATCTCCGAGATCCTCGCGGACCTCGACGATGAGGAAGCGCGCAGGAAGCTCGTCCCGTCGCTGACCACACCGCTGGGGCTGGTGAAGCATGCGACCTTCGTGGAGAAGGTGTGGTTCCACTCGCGGGTCGCAAACGTGTCGCGCGAGGAGATCGGGCTACCTGACACGGTCGACGAGAGCTTCGTGCTCGATGCGGAGGACACCGTCGAGTCCGTCCGCGCCGCCTACCTCGCGGCCTGCGAGCACTCCCGCCAAGTCGCCGCCGCGCATGAGCTGGACGAGGCGTTCCCCTGGCACGGGAAGCAGGTGACGCTGCGGTTCGTCTACGCGCACATGATCCAGGAGCTGGCCCGCCATGCCGGCCACGGCGACATCCTCGTCGAGCAGATCCAGGCAGCCCGAACGGCCTAA
- a CDS encoding helix-hairpin-helix domain-containing protein, with protein sequence MSTTDDAGPLFDGVKIGRPATGGLLAAGYRTLSDLPDDLDSLLAVHGVGPSAVRRLREAVSSAP encoded by the coding sequence ATGTCGACGACCGACGATGCCGGACCGCTCTTCGACGGGGTGAAGATCGGTCGACCCGCCACCGGGGGACTGCTGGCGGCGGGCTACCGCACGCTCTCCGATCTCCCCGACGACCTGGACAGTCTGTTGGCCGTTCACGGGGTCGGGCCCAGCGCTGTGCGCCGGCTGCGCGAGGCGGTCAGCAGCGCTCCATGA